The region CTCAAGCCCCTCTGTGCTTTTGATCTCAGCCTCAAGCCTTTCGGTATTGTAAAAGTCCGATTCCTTCTGGTTAAACGACGGGAAGTGTTTTCCCCATATGCTTTTCATGCTCTGGGTCCTGGTTCTTGTGTAAATAAAAAGAAACGATCCCTCTTGGAGCACCCTTGCACTTTCTCTCAGGAATTTCGGGGTATTGAAAAAATGTATGGCGTTGAAGCAGAATACGGCGTCAAGGGCACTGTCCCCGATCGGAAGTTCCTGTGCCATGGCGATTTTGGTCACGTAGTTTCGGATGCCGTGATCCTCAAGGTACTGTTCGAGGCTCTCAAGCATGAACTCGTTTGTGTCATAGCAGTAAAGAAACAGATCCTCCTTGCCCAGGTGCTCGAAGAAAAGTCTTGCGTACCGTCCTGCTCCGGCCCCCACGTCGGCAGCCTTTATTTTTCCCTTGTCCCCAATTATTCCCTTTATGTAGAGCACGGGTTCTGAGTCTGTGACTCTCAGGGACCTGTAGATGGCTGCTACCCGCGCATAATGACTCTGTGTCTTCTTTATGAACTGTTGGCTTTTCATTCGTTCCTCTCCGGTGTGAGTATGAAGTTGCGATTGCTGTTTGGTCGATTAAGGCTTCAGCTCCGGGACTGGGAGCCCAGGATATTTTTCTGAAAACTCTCCGCGACTTCCCGAAACAGGTAGGCGACCGTGTCGGGAAGGTCGTCAATCCCGCACCATTTTCTTTTTCTGTCCCTTTCGTAATCCCCCGTATCCTCGATGGCCCTGGCGCGGAAAAAAGTGTAGAGAACGTGTCTTTTTCCTCCTTCAATGACCATTATGTCGAGAGGCTGCTCTATTTCCACCCTGTATCCGCTTTCCTCTAGACATTCCCTCTCTGCCGCCTCAGCGGGAGTCTCGCCGTAATCGACTCCCCCGGCGGGGAAGACCCATGAATCATCGAGCTTTCTTGAGCTCACTAGGATGACTTCAATTTCCCCGAGGCTGTTTTCCCTGTAAGCGACGACGCCTGCCTTTTGTACGGGTTTACGCATTTAGGTGAGAATGTTAGCCTAAAAATAGAATATGAACAGAAAGAAATTATTATTTTCCCCGAGCGGAGGAAATTTCTCAGACGGGTTTCTCAAGGCTGGGAACGCCTTACGTTGCATGGAACTTATTTTTGATCGGACTGTATAATTCCCCCATTCCCTCGAAGGGGAGGTTTGAGTGTCAAACAGACTTAAAAACGAAAAGAGTCCCTATCTTCTCCAGCACGCGGAGAACCCGGTTGACTGGTATCCGTGGGGGGAGGAGGCGTTCGAGAGAGCCTGGGAACTGGGGAGGCCGATATTTCTTTCCATAGGATACTCGACCTGTCACTGGTGCCACGTGATGGAGCGCGAATCCTTTGAGGACGCAGAGGTGGCGGGGCTCATGAACGAGAATTTCGTCTCGATCAAGGTCGACAGGGATGAGCGTCCCGACATTGACAATATCTACATGACTGTCTGTCACGTGATTTCAAGGAAAGGCTGCGGCTGGCCTCTTAACATAGTCATGACGCCCGAGGGGAAACCTTTTTTCGCCGGAACCTATATACCCAGGGAGAACCGTTACGGCAGAGTCGGAATGAAGGAGCTTGTGCCGGCGATAAAGGAACTCTGGGAGAACAAGAGGGAAGAGGTTCTGGAATCGGCCCGGCAGATAACCGACGCTGTCTGCAGCTTGGGGGATTCTCTCCGGAGAGTAGGCACTTCCCTGCTTAACGAGAAGACTCTTGATCAGGCCTACAGTTACTTTCTTTCGACTTTCGACCCCGATGAAGGCGGCTTCGGGAAAGCTCCGAAATTTCCGACTCCCCACAACCTGATGTTTCTGATGAGGCATTACGCACGCACAGGGAAAGATGCTTCCTTGAGGATGGTTGAGAGGACGCTTCTTGCTATGGGAAGGGGCGGCATATACGACCATGTGGGCTTCGGTTTTCACAGGTACTCGACCGATTCGCGATGGCTTGTCCCCCATTTCGAGAAGATGCTCTATGACCAGGCCCTTTTGGCGATCACTTACACAGAAGCGTGGCAGATCACGAAAAACCCGTTTTACGAAAAAAAAGCGAGGGAGATACTCGAATACCTGATTCGGGACATGACATCTCCCGAAGGAGGTATTTACTCGGCCGAAGACGCGGACAGCGAAGGGGAGGAAGGCAAGTTCTATCTTTGGACCGTGGGGGAGCTGGAGGAACTTGTGGGAGCGGAGGACGCGGAGCTTCTTTCGGACGTCTACAATCTCTCTCGCGACGGAAATTTCAGGGACGAGGCAACGGGAGAGCAAAGCGACAGGAACATATTTCACCTGAAAGAACCCCTGGCTGACACTGCTGCACGGCACGGTATCCCGGTCGAAGCGCTTGAGAGGAAACTTGAAGGTCTGCGGGATAAGCTTTTTGCTTGTAGGGAAAAAAGAGTTCATCCCTATAAAGACGACAAGATACTCACGGACTGGAACGGAATAGCGGTAGCGGCGCTCTCAAAAGCGGCGGCTTTCGGAGAGAAGAGATATTCTGATGCGGCTCGGGGCTCGATAGAATTCATAATGCGGAACCTTTTCCGCGAGGGAAGGCTTCTTCACCGCTACCGCGAGGGCGAAGCGGGCATAATGGCAAGCGTTGATGATTACGCCTTTTTTATATGGGGACTTCTTGAATACTACGAAAGCGTTTTCGATGAAAAATATCTCGCTTTGGCTATTTCTCTCTGCCGGGATCAGTTCGAACATTTCTGGGATGAGGAGTTCGCGGGTTTTTTCTTCACGGCCGATGACAGCGAAGATCTGATAACCAGGCAGAAGGAAATTTATGACGGAGCGCTTCCGTCCGGAAACTCGGTTTCAATATTTAACATCCTGAAAATAGCGAGGCTGACCGCCGACCCCGAGCTTGAAGAGAAGGCGGCCCGGATGGCCGCGGCTTTCTCCTCTCAGATCTCAAGACACCCGGCTTCTTTTTCGATGCACATGAACTCTCTTGATTTCATGCTGGGTCCTTCTTTCGAGATAGTCATAGCCGGGGACAGAGATTCCCCCGAGACCCGCCGGTTTCTCGACATCCTCTCGGACGAGTTCCTGCCGAACAAGGTTGTCATGGTTAAGGACGAGGCGAACGAAACAGAGATTTCGAGGATCGCCCCCTATACGCGGGGCCATAGCCCCCTTAACGGAAAAACCGCGGCGTACGTGTGCTCGAATTACGGGTGCCGGCTTCCGACGGGCGACCCGGTGCGGATGCTCGAGCTTATAAGAGAGGCGGAAAAACGGTGAGAGAGTTTTCGATTTTCTGCGGCCCGCCATATCGTCCGCCTGGTGACGTCTGCCCATCTCCACGCAAACCCAGTCGCGTCGTGTCGCAGAAACGGGAACAGAACGAGGCCCCCTCATGATGGAGGAAGCGCGGCGCGGCTGGGACTCGGACTTCGGCAAGTTCGGAGCGGTTCACCACTCGAGAATACTCGAGAGCATACTGCGGA is a window of Candidatus Dadabacteria bacterium DNA encoding:
- a CDS encoding thioredoxin domain-containing protein yields the protein MSNRLKNEKSPYLLQHAENPVDWYPWGEEAFERAWELGRPIFLSIGYSTCHWCHVMERESFEDAEVAGLMNENFVSIKVDRDERPDIDNIYMTVCHVISRKGCGWPLNIVMTPEGKPFFAGTYIPRENRYGRVGMKELVPAIKELWENKREEVLESARQITDAVCSLGDSLRRVGTSLLNEKTLDQAYSYFLSTFDPDEGGFGKAPKFPTPHNLMFLMRHYARTGKDASLRMVERTLLAMGRGGIYDHVGFGFHRYSTDSRWLVPHFEKMLYDQALLAITYTEAWQITKNPFYEKKAREILEYLIRDMTSPEGGIYSAEDADSEGEEGKFYLWTVGELEELVGAEDAELLSDVYNLSRDGNFRDEATGEQSDRNIFHLKEPLADTAARHGIPVEALERKLEGLRDKLFACREKRVHPYKDDKILTDWNGIAVAALSKAAAFGEKRYSDAARGSIEFIMRNLFREGRLLHRYREGEAGIMASVDDYAFFIWGLLEYYESVFDEKYLALAISLCRDQFEHFWDEEFAGFFFTADDSEDLITRQKEIYDGALPSGNSVSIFNILKIARLTADPELEEKAARMAAAFSSQISRHPASFSMHMNSLDFMLGPSFEIVIAGDRDSPETRRFLDILSDEFLPNKVVMVKDEANETEISRIAPYTRGHSPLNGKTAAYVCSNYGCRLPTGDPVRMLELIREAEKR
- a CDS encoding NUDIX domain-containing protein, with product MRKPVQKAGVVAYRENSLGEIEVILVSSRKLDDSWVFPAGGVDYGETPAEAAERECLEESGYRVEIEQPLDIMVIEGGKRHVLYTFFRARAIEDTGDYERDRKRKWCGIDDLPDTVAYLFREVAESFQKNILGSQSRS
- a CDS encoding class I SAM-dependent methyltransferase codes for the protein MKSQQFIKKTQSHYARVAAIYRSLRVTDSEPVLYIKGIIGDKGKIKAADVGAGAGRYARLFFEHLGKEDLFLYCYDTNEFMLESLEQYLEDHGIRNYVTKIAMAQELPIGDSALDAVFCFNAIHFFNTPKFLRESARVLQEGSFLFIYTRTRTQSMKSIWGKHFPSFNQKESDFYNTERLEAEIKSTEGLELIETKTFILARENSLQELVERAQSKHYSTFYLYESQEFERSLAEFRKNIRKSYEDPDKIKWSDEKTMYTVLRK